Proteins encoded together in one Streptomyces sp. NBC_01216 window:
- a CDS encoding S41 family peptidase codes for MTKAALICAALAVAGCTAEGDVETVSGMTPKASAYLTSALDVMEKHSLVTADVDWPKVRRNAVARARKAQTPAETYGAIRQALRDLDDRHSTFFDPQEASQALNAPADDLMLPEGRHLAGAIGYLTLPPVPSDRVAAPYVRAARSTVSALDEQGTCGWVIDMRSNSGGDMWGPLAAVGPILGDGTVGEAVYADGEKAPWVIENGTPRQYIDEWGSTPSLARPMPPVAVLTSRRTASAAEAVTIAFQGRPNTRTFGQPTAGVPTANAPYQLSDGALVILTVAREADRNGYLYNGPIAPDVNVPITHGHDQVLTTATDWLRTQDGCRKAP; via the coding sequence TTGACCAAGGCTGCACTCATTTGCGCCGCACTGGCGGTGGCGGGATGCACCGCCGAAGGTGATGTCGAGACGGTAAGCGGGATGACGCCGAAGGCAAGCGCCTACCTGACTTCCGCGCTGGATGTGATGGAGAAGCACTCCCTCGTCACAGCAGACGTGGACTGGCCGAAGGTCCGTCGGAACGCCGTTGCTCGTGCCCGGAAAGCGCAGACACCTGCCGAGACCTATGGAGCGATCCGGCAGGCGCTGAGAGACCTAGACGACCGGCACAGCACCTTTTTCGACCCCCAGGAAGCGTCCCAAGCCCTGAATGCGCCGGCTGACGACCTGATGCTCCCCGAAGGCCGCCACCTCGCGGGCGCCATCGGCTATCTGACGCTCCCACCAGTCCCGTCCGACCGTGTTGCAGCCCCGTACGTCCGCGCGGCACGTTCGACCGTCAGCGCGCTCGACGAACAGGGCACCTGCGGCTGGGTCATCGACATGCGGAGCAACAGTGGCGGAGACATGTGGGGGCCGCTCGCCGCCGTGGGGCCTATCCTCGGCGACGGGACGGTCGGCGAAGCTGTCTACGCGGACGGCGAGAAGGCTCCATGGGTGATCGAGAACGGCACCCCCCGCCAGTACATTGACGAATGGGGCTCCACTCCGTCTCTCGCACGGCCGATGCCGCCGGTGGCCGTGCTGACCAGCCGGAGGACTGCGAGCGCCGCGGAGGCAGTCACCATCGCGTTCCAAGGTCGGCCCAACACCCGCACGTTCGGGCAGCCGACCGCCGGTGTCCCTACCGCGAACGCCCCGTACCAGCTCTCCGACGGCGCGCTGGTCATCCTGACCGTGGCCCGCGAGGCTGACCGGAATGGGTACCTTTACAACGGTCCCATCGCCCCCGACGTGAATGTCCCGATTACGCACGGACACGACCAAGTGTTGACGACGGCCACGGACTGGCTCAGAACTCAAGACGGCTGCCGCAAGGCTCCGTGA